The DNA segment TGGGGAGCTGGAACCTTATAATGCGCTCACTACGCTGACCGCGCTTGACGATACGGATAGGGGAAATGGTTGCTTATGGCTCATTCCCGGAAGTCATAAAGAAGGGCAGATCAGGGTGTATCAGAACGAAAATCAAAAGAAAAGTCAATCTGAGATCATTGTGAAGGCAGATGACAGCCTGGCCATTCCAATGGAGATGAAAGCGGGTGATGCGTTGCTCTTTAATTGCTGGATGCTGCATAAATCTGATGGTAACATGTCGGAGAGCAGGGACAGGCGAATCTTGTTTTTGAGGTATGCCGATGCAGACGCAGTTGAGGTGTACAACGAACGTAAACCACGTTTGGGCAGACTGGTTAAAGGAAAGACAAAATTTAAAGAAGTTGAAGCCTTTGAAGCGGATCTGTAACAATCAGTTTGCCCAAAAGTTTTTATTCGCCCACATGATGTGGGTATAGATGGAGATGGAAATTCAAACCGTTCAAACAAGATTTTGTTCATGCCATGCTAAGATAGTTTACTAACTGGCCAATAGTATGGCTGGATTTGCTGTAAAAAATCTTCAAATTGCAGTAGCCAATTTGAACCCAAACCGCATGAATAAATTTTTTACAAGAACGAAACTCATTATGATTGGTTTTTGCATGTCTACATTTTCTGT comes from the Pedobacter heparinus DSM 2366 genome and includes:
- a CDS encoding phytanoyl-CoA dioxygenase family protein translates to METARLFNFRKLTEEELISYRKNGYLIIRSILKPEGLKQMQTECMEAWSREKESFDPNKSWLQNSLLVNIHHQAATVRDYYFEGPLVEMASEIIGPNIKGATSQLTFKMKGNTKPFGWHQDNGYGELEPYNALTTLTALDDTDRGNGCLWLIPGSHKEGQIRVYQNENQKKSQSEIIVKADDSLAIPMEMKAGDALLFNCWMLHKSDGNMSESRDRRILFLRYADADAVEVYNERKPRLGRLVKGKTKFKEVEAFEADL